The following proteins are co-located in the Verrucomicrobiota bacterium genome:
- a CDS encoding substrate-binding domain-containing protein, with amino-acid sequence MPAKKKIAILNLPIVPETRVSIFDGIRRFVEENTSWEFVFNGTASDDFMRFFHLLNWDGVIARVTDDRTRRFFSDQKRPAVNVSAWFEEAGIPTVRRDEYANGVSAAEHLLSKGLSRFACIKRRGGGWYQATRLLGFMETLSKAGRTCEVFRQRAPLNNLVEATRFKDWVENLKPPFGIFVTEDVGMQKVIDSFNLAGVKIPRDAALVGAVNQPEVVRRTSPSLSSVNPNEVAVGYLAAKMLDRLMRGRPIKDISVNVPPLKLVERESSQVFTSDDGDVRKAVEFIRVNFTQPISVTDIADYLSLSKATLYRRFIHHVGEAPHDIIEDFRVKKARSLLLEDLYSPLEDVAIRCGFSGNKHLNRAFTRRIGISPMGWRKQGSA; translated from the coding sequence ATGCCAGCAAAGAAAAAAATAGCCATTTTGAACCTTCCGATTGTTCCTGAAACCAGGGTGTCGATCTTTGACGGGATCCGGAGGTTCGTAGAGGAAAACACCTCTTGGGAATTCGTTTTCAACGGCACTGCCTCAGACGATTTTATGAGATTTTTCCACCTTCTGAATTGGGATGGCGTCATTGCTCGCGTAACCGACGATCGAACCAGACGCTTTTTCAGCGATCAAAAAAGACCAGCGGTCAACGTCTCGGCATGGTTTGAAGAAGCAGGTATTCCAACAGTTCGACGGGACGAATACGCTAATGGAGTCTCTGCTGCAGAACATCTTTTAAGCAAGGGGCTTTCTCGATTCGCCTGTATTAAAAGAAGGGGAGGTGGTTGGTACCAAGCCACTCGTTTACTTGGATTCATGGAGACACTTTCGAAAGCCGGTCGCACTTGTGAGGTGTTTCGACAGAGAGCACCCTTGAATAATTTGGTTGAAGCGACTCGTTTCAAGGACTGGGTGGAGAATCTGAAACCTCCTTTCGGGATCTTTGTCACTGAAGATGTAGGCATGCAGAAAGTAATCGATTCCTTTAACCTGGCTGGGGTAAAAATCCCGAGAGATGCGGCTTTGGTCGGAGCGGTCAATCAGCCCGAAGTCGTTAGACGCACTTCTCCTTCACTGAGCTCCGTCAATCCAAATGAGGTGGCTGTTGGTTATCTTGCAGCAAAGATGCTAGATCGCCTGATGAGAGGGAGGCCGATAAAAGACATTTCAGTGAATGTTCCACCTCTGAAATTAGTGGAACGGGAGTCTTCTCAGGTCTTCACTTCTGATGATGGCGACGTCCGTAAGGCAGTAGAATTCATCCGTGTTAACTTCACACAGCCAATCTCTGTGACAGACATTGCAGACTACCTTTCACTTTCCAAAGCAACACTGTATCGTAGGTTCATCCATCACGTCGGAGAGGCACCACACGACATAATTGAAGACTTCCGTGTCAAAAAGGCCCGTTCACTACTACTCGAAGATCTTTACTCTCCGTTGGAAGACGTGGCTATCCGATGTGGCTTTTCTGGAAATAAGCATCTCAATCGCGCTTTCACTCGCCGAATCGGAATTTCACCAATGGGTTGGAGAAAGCAAGGGTCAGCCTGA
- a CDS encoding AraC family transcriptional regulator, protein MDQLDDLMDVLNILFVNSITTSPAISKMSFSERMVVVDFSPRPSDPVNITFAGFSSCKPNYFLERTNFRWFAIEYIVSGQWELRTKHGKWTIGPGAVFAYGPDVHYSLRAKSKQNLAKFFVDFDGFDAKTLMERSTLGSGNPVQMVYRRWIHDIFDQIIETELLPSDRRKRFCRMLLELLIERIREDQKSTGYSSQARLSYQRCHEYIIKNYLEITSVSQVAKNCGMTPVNLSRLFKRFDSESPRQLLSRLKMNRAAELLLRNRLPVKQIAAQVGYDDPYHFSRVFKRVIGVAPSRIIRGQFKLEEGR, encoded by the coding sequence ATGGACCAACTTGACGACTTAATGGACGTTCTTAACATTCTTTTCGTGAATTCTATCACTACCTCGCCTGCGATCAGCAAAATGTCATTCTCCGAAAGGATGGTAGTGGTCGACTTTTCGCCAAGACCTTCCGACCCCGTCAATATTACGTTTGCTGGATTTTCTAGTTGTAAGCCAAATTACTTTCTCGAGCGCACTAATTTTCGCTGGTTCGCCATTGAGTATATCGTCAGCGGTCAATGGGAGTTACGAACTAAACATGGAAAATGGACCATAGGACCAGGCGCAGTATTCGCATACGGACCGGATGTCCACTACTCCTTACGAGCAAAATCAAAGCAAAATCTGGCAAAATTCTTTGTCGATTTCGATGGCTTTGACGCAAAGACACTAATGGAAAGAAGCACTCTTGGTAGTGGAAATCCAGTTCAAATGGTCTACCGCCGTTGGATTCACGATATCTTCGACCAGATTATCGAAACAGAACTGCTACCCTCAGACCGTCGAAAACGCTTTTGCCGAATGCTACTGGAACTTCTGATCGAGAGAATTCGGGAAGATCAGAAGTCGACCGGATACTCATCGCAAGCGCGCCTAAGCTACCAACGCTGTCACGAGTATATTATCAAAAATTATCTTGAGATTACTTCAGTCTCTCAGGTTGCGAAGAACTGCGGGATGACACCCGTGAATCTATCGCGACTCTTCAAAAGATTCGATTCAGAATCACCCCGCCAACTCCTTTCTCGCCTAAAAATGAATCGAGCCGCTGAACTTCTGCTGCGCAACAGATTACCTGTGAAGCAAATTGCTGCTCAGGTCGGTTACGATGACCCTTATCACTTCTCCCGCGTTTTCAAACGGGTGATAGGCGTTGCTCCAAGTCGAATAATTAGGGGTCAGTTTAAGCTAGAGGAAGGCAGGTAA